The Chloroflexota bacterium region TGCCGCCGCGGAACCGGGTAAATAGCGGCCAAAGTGCCCCGCTGGTCGCGCCGCCGATGCCGATCATGAGGGCGGCCCGGTCGCCCGGCAAGAACGTGTGGGAAATATGGACCGCCAGCAGACCGACCGCGCAGTTGCTGGCGAACGTCATGACGGCCGGCCGGTAGCCACCGTTGAAGAACGAACTGTATATCGACGCGTTGCCGGTGCCTACCCGCCGGAGGTCGGCGTGTGCGAAGACGCGCGTCCACACGTAGGCGAAAGGGATGGAACCGAGAACGTAGGTGGACAACGCGAGAACCGCGTACTGGGAAAGTTCTTCGGCCACGGTTATTGGCCACCCCCAAGTCGCAACGATCCTGCATTCACCCGAGGACGCCCGGCCACGGCGGCGGCGATCGTTTCGCGCCTGTCTGGCAGGCGATTGCTACAGGTCGCCCGATTGTACGGGGGCTTATGTGGACGACTAGACGAGTCCCCTCATACACTGCCGCCGGCAGTCTCTAGCACATGATCTAGCAAAGCGTATATACTTACGCCCCCATAACGGCATATGTACAACTCTGATACAGGGACTGATGTCGGAGACCTTCCGAACCTACCAGCAACGCGGCTACCTCTCGCGCCGCGGCTGCCAGCGCCTCAATCAGGTGCTGGCCGAATGCACCGACCTCTACAACGCCGAACTGCAGCTGTGGCGCCAGCAGTACAAGGAGACTGGCAAGAGCGATTCGCTGTTCGAGCGGATGAAAGCATTCACGGTGACCCGCAACTCAGATCCTTTCTGGGGCTCCGTGTCGGTAGACGTCGGGCGCGGAGTGCTGATCCGGATGGAAGAAGCCCGCAAGGCCTTCTACCGCCGGTGCCAGGCAGGAGAGGAACCCGGTTTTCCCAGGTTCAAACCTTACCACCGCTACCGCACCGTCCAGATCGAGCAGCCGACTCCGGCGATGGTCAGGCTCGATGGTCTCGGCTATGCGGTCCGGATCAAGGGCCTGCCGGTGGTAAGGCTCAGGACCAAGCGGTCACTGCCGCCGGCAGCGAACTTAAAGACCATCCGCGTTACCTTCCGGGGACGCCGGCCATCGGTGTGCCTGACTTACGCGGTGGAGTTGGAACCTTTGCCGAAAAGCAGCTCCGGGGTCGGGCTGGACATGGGCGTACTGAGCCGCATTACCACCAGCGAGGGCGAGAAGATTGAACGCCGCCGACCAGACCGAGAAGACATCGCCCGCAAGCAGCGGAGGCTGTCGGCGTGCGAGAAGGGCAGCAACAGGTTTCAGAAGCGGCGCCGGGTCCTGGCCAACGCCCACGACCGGGCAAGGGTCAGGGACCGCAACCGGTGCCATGAGATCACCACCGACCTGGTGCGAAGATTCGGGTTCATCGCGCTTGAGGACCTTGACAAGCCGAAGTTGACCAGGTCGGACGGAGCAAGGAAGCGCGGTCTTAACCGCGCGATATTGGAGCAAACCTGGGGACGGATCACTCAACAGTTGATCTATAAGGCCGAGAGCGCCGGTAGAGAGCTGGTATTCGTCGATCCCCGGTACACATCGCAGCGCTGCTCATCCTGCGGGGCGATGGTCAAAAAGGGCCTTAAGGAAAGAAGGCACGTATGCGGTTGCGGTCTGGACTTAGACCGCGACCACAATGCGGCCTTGAACATCCTTTACAAGGCCCTCGCGGGTGGGGTTTTCCCCGCGGCTGCCGGCGAGGCAGCGTAAATGTATTCTGGCTGGCCGATGGTTGGTTATGTATATAAGCCCCCTTGTACGGCTGGCGATTTCCAACTAAATCCAAGAAAACTGGCGAAATTGAACGGAAAATTCCAACGTCTACGCTCACCGTGCGGAATGCACCGATGCCATTAGATCCACGCTTGTTCAGGCCCGACGCGGTCAGCCCGGAGATGACCGCATTCAATGCCCGGCTGGGCGCGGAGATTTCCGCCGTGCCGCCGATCACCGAATTCGATCCGGCCGAGGTGCGCGGCGCCGAGCGCGAAGGCCGTCCCGGCAAACCGCCGCCGGTTGCGCTGGACAACGCCTGCGAGTTGACCTGCGCCGGACCGTCGGGTGAAATCCCGTTGCGGGCCTTCATACCCCGGGAGTGCGCCGGCGCATACCTGCACATCCACGGAGGGGGCTGGGTGCTGGGCGGCTACGACCTCCAGGACGAGGCGCTCTGGCGGATGGCCCGGGAGACCAACCTGGCCGTTATCAGCGTTGAATACCGGCTGGCGCCGGAGCATCCCTACCCGGCTGGGCCGGACGACTGCGAGGCGGCCGCCCGCTGGCTGGTCGAGAATTCCCGCCCCCGATTCGGGACCGACTGCCTGGTAATCGGCGGCGAATCGGCCGGCGCGCACCTCTCCGCGGTAACTGTCCTGCGGATGCGTGACCGGCACGGTTTCACGGCCTGGTCGGGAGCCGATTTCGTTTACGGGGCGTTTGATTTCTCGGGCGCCTGCCCTTCCCGGACCCACATCGGGGCCGACAGCCTGGTGATAAACGCCGCCAACATGCCCTGGTTCGTGGGCCATTTCCTCGGGGGCCGGGAAATCGATCCCGCTGATCCGGACCTCTCCCCGCTGCATGCCCCGCTGCACGGCCTGCCGCCCGCGTTGTTCAGCGTGGGTACAGCCGATCCGCTGCTGGACGACTCGTTGTTCATGTACGCCCGCTGGATAGCGGCCGGCAATCCCGCCGAAATCCAGATCTATCCCGGCGCTGCGCATGCCTTCGATTCCAGGCAATCACCGCTGGCCGAGCGATTCCACCAGCAGCGCCACCGATTCCTGCGCGATTGCGCCGGCGGCTAGCGAACGGCCGCGCCGGCCGGAAATTTCAGTTCAGCGCGCTTCGATAGCTGGCCAGGGTCTCCCGCGCCGCCCGATCCCAGTCGAATTCGCGGGCCCGGGCGACCCCGGCGCCTAGCCGGAGATCGCGGTCGGTGCCGGGTTCAAGGGCCTCTGCGAGCGCATCGGCGATAGCCTCCACGTCAAAAGGGTCCACCAACAGGGCCGCCCCGCCCGCGATCTCCGGCATGCAGGAAGCGTTGGCCGTTACCACCGGCACGGAATGCGCCATCGCTTCGATGATGGGCAACAGGAATCCTTCGGCTTCGGATACGGCCGCCAGGGCCTGGGCCCGCACATAGAGTGCCCGCAGCAAACCGTCGTCTATGCTCCCCAGGCGCACCAGGAATCCCTCTCCAAACCGGTCAATACTGGCCAGATCCTGGTCGGAGATCCAGCCGGTCGCGCCGACGTGCACCAGGCCCACGTCATGCCCGCGCGAGCGCAATTGGGCTACCGCTCGAACCGTTCGCAGCATGTTTTTGCGCGGCTGAAGGGTGCCGACGCTGAGCACGAAGCGTTCCGGCAATTGAAGTTCATCAAGGCGATCCAATTCGTCCTGAGTCGGCGGCTTCGCCAGTTTCTCGTCCAGCCCGTTGTAGATGACATCGATGCGGTCGGCATCGTAGCCGAGCAGGTCGCCGACGGCGGCGGCGGTATGTGCGGAAACGCAATGGACGCGGTCGGCAATTTCGATGCTGCGTCGCACCGCCCGGTCCAGCCGCTCGCGCAATCGCGGTTCGGCGGTGTGCGGGTGGGTCAGGTAGGTCAGGTCGTGAATCGTCAATACCCGCCGGCGGGCGAACGAATACGGCAACACAAAGTCCGGCGAATGAAGCAGGTCCAGCCTCCCGGTGAACAGCTCCACCGGTATTGGGGCGCGCATGCGCTGCCAGATGAAGAACCCGAGTCGCGGGGATACCGGAATCAGCGACGGGATCACGCCGTGGTCGGCCAGGGACTCCTCGAAGCCGCGAGCGATTCGCTGCCCCAGGTAAAAAACGACCCATTCGATGTCCGGTTCGCGACGCCGCAGCATCGCCAGCAACAGCGACCTGGCCGCCCTTCCAATTCCGGCGCCCTGCCACGCGGCGGCGGTGGCGTCGAATCCGACCCGGATCAATTTCGGCCGCTCCGACCCGGCGGGCAGAGCCCGATCCCGATGACAATCCCCAGGATGATCCCCAGTCCGCCGACCAGCATGTAGTCGACCAGGCCGTGCAACAGAAAAGCCGCCAGCAGACAGGCAGTACCGATATCTATCCAATCCGATTCCGGGCGAAATAGCCTGCGCGCCGCCGGCGCCAGGCTGGTGAGCAAGGCGGCTGCAAACAAGGCGAGGCCCAGAAGTCCGGTTTCGCTGGCCAGCACCAAGATCAGGTTGTGGGCATGGCCCAGTGATTCGAACCACGGCGAGACCATGTAACGGGGGTAGGCCTCGTCAAAATTGCCAAGGCCAACCCCGCCGACCGGGTTGTCCAGCGTCATCCGGGTCGCCGCCAGCCAGAAGCCCACCCGCTGGTCGATGGAAAAACTCTGTTCGTTCGGATTGGCGACCACGTCGCGCGGGCGGATCGATCCCTCGAGCAGTCCGGTCGGCTCGGCCGGCGGTTGCGCCATCACCAGCAGAGCCAACAACCCGGCCGCGACAACCAACCCCAAAGCGGCCGCCGTGATCGGGCGCAGGATCTGGTGGCGCAGTTGCGGGTACGTCAGCAGCAGGGCCATCGCGCTGATGCCGGCGATCGAGAGCCAAGCCCCGCGTGAGAACGAAAAAAGCGCTCCGGCCAGGGCGCAGCTCGCCACCGCAATACCGATCCAGCGGGTCCTTTTGCCGGTCGATAGCGCGGCCGGCAAAGCAAAGGCGAAGCTCATTGCCATGAAAGATCCGAATGGATTCGGTTGACCGAAGCTCCCCAGCAGGCGCGGAACCGCCGTCTGCACCACGCCCTCGCCGCTCGCCAACAGGGTCAGCGCCAGGACAATCTCCAGGGCGAACACGCCGGCCGCCCCCAGCAGCAGGGTTTTCAGGTCCCTGCGGTCGCGGGCCAAATCGCAGGCCAGCAGCATCGCCACGATCAACTCGGTCCACTTGGCAAATTCCTTGACCACTGGGCCCACCTGCGGGGCCCACAGCACCGAAGCCGCGCCGTACAGGGCCAGGCAGATCCACAGCGAGATCTGCAGAGGGACATAGGCTCTGCCCCGGCGCCGGAACAGAAGCGTCCAGGCCACCGCGAGGGGCAGCGCAAACTCGGTGATCGTGATGTCGGCCACCTCGGTGCGCACCGCCAGCAGGGTGCGCAGCGGCACGGCCGCCAGCAGCAGGACCAGACCCCAGGCGGGCGACGGCCGGCGGCGGAACCGGTCGGATGGGCGAGCCCGCGGCCGGGAACCGTCCGCGGGGGCCATTGACCCATTTGCGATCAAATCGATCATCCCGGTAAATGCTCCGCCTAGATTGTTGACTTGGCTGTACCTACAGCAGTCCGGCCAATCCCGGTCGGACAAAATTTGCCGGCGGCAATCGTCAGGCATCAGCGGCGCAAAGGCGATGTATCCACGACCTGTATACCTGGGACTAGGCAGCAACCAGGGTGATCGCTACGGGCAGCTACTCGCCGCCCTGGAGTTGTTGGAATCGCAATTGGGCGACGTGGTTCATTCCGCGGTTTACGAGTCGCCTCCCTGGGGCGTCGTCGACCAGCCGAGTTTCCTGAACTGCTGCTGCCGCGGGTGCTGGTCGGGAACGCCGGGCGAGTTGCTGCGGCGGGTGAAGACGATCGAAGAGCAGCTGGGGCGCCGGCCCACGCGACGCTGGGGCGAACGGCTGATCGACATCGACATACTCGTCCTCGGCGGGGTGGTGGTCAGCACGCCCGATCTGCAGATCCCGCACCCGCAGCTGGCGCGGCGACGGTTTGTCTGCGAACCGCTCGCCGACCTTTGCCCGCAACTGGTCGTGCCCGGACTGGGCAAGTCGGTGGCCGAACTTGCCGCAAGCCTGGCCTCCACCGAACCGCTGGAACCGTTTCGGACGCGCGCTCGGGTGGCGGCCGATCGGCGCCGGGGGAGCGAACCCGCGTGAATTACAAGGGCGCACTCGAGCGGCTCTACGCGCGCTCGGACCCGGAGCGTGGTCCGGGGTTTTGGTCGGGCGGCGGTGATCCGAACATGGGGCCGCAGCGCGCCCGGGCGATGCTCGCTGTCGCCGGCGACCCTCAGGATGAGCTCTGCTGCTTTCACATTGCCGGCAGCACCGGCAAAGGCTCTACAGCCATGTACCTGGCCGCCGCGCTCTCAGGACTCGGGTATTGCGCCGGGCTCTACACCCAGCCGCATCTCCACACCTACCGCGAGCGGCTCCAACTCGGCTCCGGCCCCATATCCGGTACCGAGTTCGCGGCCGTATTCGAACGGGTCCTTCAGTACGAGGACGCCAGCCGGCAGCAAGGTCCGGATCTGGGACCGGCGACAACTTATGAGCTCACCACGGTGATGGCGTTCGATTGGTTCCAGCGCCGCGGCGCCAGGTTCGCGGTGATCGAAACCGGGCTGGGCGGGCGCCTGGACGCATCCAACGTGCTTTCCGCGCCGGCCGCGGTACTGCTCACTCCGATCGAGCTGGAACATGCCCGGATCCTGGGCCCTGGGCTTGCCCGGATCGCAGCCGAAAAGGCCGCCATCATAAAACCCGGATCGGTGGTGGTCAGCGCCCCACAGGCCCCAGCGGCGACGCGCGTAATCGCCGAGCGCTGCCGCGCCCAGGACGCGCTGCTGCACATCGTCGGGCCGCCCGAAATCGCCGCCGCGCAACGGTTGATCAGGGCCCCGCAACTGGCTGCCAGCGCCGCGCTGGCGCTCAAGGCTCTCGCGCTGCACGATTCCACGTCTGACCGGGCCAATATCCTCCCCCGGATGGCCGAAACCTCGCTGCCGGCCCGTTGCGAAGTAATCGCCGGTCGCCCGCCGCTGGTGGTCGACGGCGGCCACACCGCGAGGGCCATGGAGCACCTGGCCGAATTTGTCGGCGACCGGTTCGGCGATCGGAACGTGCAGTTAGTTTTCGGATGTTCCACCGACAAGCCGGCATCGGACCTTCTCGAGAGTTGGCGAGGCCGGATCGCCGGACTGCACCTGTGCGCCGCAAAACACCCCCGGGCCACTTCGCCGGAGGTGCTGGCGGGGACGATCGGGTTCGGACGTCCGGCCACCTATCCCGACGTGCCGGCGGCATTCGCCGGGGCCGGCGCGGCCGCCGGCGTAGAAGGATTGGTCGTTGCCACCGGCAGCATGCACGTGGCCGCGGCCGCCCGATCAGAAGCTAAGGGTTTGGCCGGATACCGGGAGCCGATCCCGATCGCAACCGCTCCGTGAACATCCCAGGGGTCGATCCAGCTGCGCCCGGACGGCGCATTGCTCGGCCTCGGCCGGTGACGCCGCTACCCTCGCGGGGCCGCCTGCGGCGTTTCTGCAAGGGTGTCCTGCGGTCGATCCTGCTCCCGATCGCCGGCGCGGCGGCGGCGGCCGAGCGGCGGGTGCGCCGCCTGCCAGCCGCCCCCGATGCGACACCCTGGCCCTACCCGGAGAGCCCGCGCAAGGCCCTGATCGTGCGTCTCGACCTGCTCGGCGACTGCCTGCTGACCCTGCCGGCGGCGGCCGCCTTGAAGCGGGCCCATCCCGGCCTGCACATCACCTTCCTGGCCTCCCGCGGCGCCGGCGAGCTGTTGCGGCTGTCGCCGGCGGTGGACGAGGTCATCGAATGCGATCTGCCCGGGTTGACCCACATTCGCGCCCTGTCCGATCCCGGCGGATGGCGATCCGGAGCTCGGCTGCTGGCCCGGCTGCGCCGGGCGCGGTTCGACATCGCGGTTTCGGCCTACGGTCCCCTGGCGCGCGCGGTGGTGTCGCTCTCGCTGGCCCGGCACCGGATCGCCGATGGGCGGGGCTGGCCCGGTGCCGACCGCGAGCGGCGCATCCGGCCGGGTGAACACGAAATCGATCACCTGCTGACCCTGGTGGACGGCGCCAATCCCGACGCGCCGCAACCCGTGCTGGTCCCCGCCGAACCGACGCCTGCGGGACTGGCCGGCGGCGCGGTGCTGTGTCCAGGGACGCGTTCCGGTTCGGCCAAAGCCTGGCCGTCGGCGAGCTGGACCCGGTTGGCCATGGAGCTGGCGAGGCGGGGCCTTAATCCGCTGGTCGTAGGGGCCGAAGGCGAAGTCGAACTGGCAAATGGCATCTGCGCCAACCGCCCGCAGATTGTGAACCTGGCCGGAAAACTCTCGCTCGGGCAACTTGCGGCGGTGATTTCCCAGGCCCGCCTGGTGGTCGGCGTCGACAGCATGCCGATCCATCTGGCCTCTTTGCTCGGGGTCCCTACGCTCGGGTTGTTCGGGCCGACCGATCCCGGACGCTACCGACCGCGCGGCGACGGGCGGGCGCTGGCCATCGGGATTGGCTGCGCTCCCTGCTACGACCAGCGAGCTCCGCCGGAATGCCCCTTCGGCGACCGGCTCTGCATGGCCTGGCTGGAGCCGGATCGGGTAATTGCGGAAGCGCTGGAATTGGCCGGTGCCTGAGGCGGCTCCCCGGCCGGCGCGGGTAGCGGTACTGGGCGTCCCGCTGGCCGATTGCGGGCGCGGATTGGCGCTGGCCTGGATCCGCGGCTGGCTGCACGGTCGAGAGCCGCGGGCGGTTTTTACGGTCAATCCCGAATTCGTCATGGCAGCGCGTTCCGACCCCGAGTTCGCGGAGACACTGGCGAACGCCGATCTGAACCTGGTCGACGGCGCGGGCCTGTTGGCGGCGGCGCGGCTTTGCGGACGGCAGCGCCCGCAGCGCCTGCCCGGTGTGGACCTGATTCCGGAACTCTGTCGCATCTGCGCCGCCGGCGGCCATCCGGTGTACCTGCTCGGCGGCCGATCCGGGGCCGCGGCGCAAGCCGCCGCCAACCTCCTCCGCGATCACCCCGGGCTCACAATCGCCGGCACCGCCGAACCGGACGATCCCGCGGAGCGGACCGCGGCGATCTGCCTGGCGGTCCGCGAGTCGGGCGCGCACTTGTTGCTGGTTGCGTTCGGGACGCCGCGGCAGGAGATGTGGATCAGTACCCATATGGCAAAGACCGGGGCGCGGGTCGTGGTCGGGGTGGGCGGATCCTTCGACCTAATCTCCGGCCGGATCAGGCGGGCCCCCCGGCTGGTGCGGCGCATCGGCATGGAATGGCTCTATCGGCTCGTGCGCGAGCCCTGGCGGTGGCGTCGGCAGCGGGTCCTGCCTCGATTTGCGCTGCTGGCGTTGCGCCAGGCGCTGCGGCAACGGCTGGGGGCCGGGCGAGCAATCCAATAGATTGATTGGATCGGCCCAGCATCATCCAGGCGGGAATTTGCCCAATGCAGATCAGCGACATCACCACCATCGCCACCGCCGGCGGTCACGCCAACTGGTTGTTCGTCAAGGTCGAAACCGACGCCGGGATAACCGGATGGGGCGAGGCCAGCCTCGAGAACCGCGAGACCTCGGTCCAGACGGAGATTGCGGAACTGGGCGAGGGGCTCCGCGGGCGCGATCCGATGCAAATCGAAAAGATCTGGGTCGACGTGCACCGCGGCGCCTTCTGGAGCGGAGGTGCGGTCAGCATGTCGGCGCTGTCCGGAATCGATCAGGCCCTCTGGGACATCAAGGGCAAGGCCCTCGGGGTACCGGTCTACGAGTTGCTCGGCGGCAAGGTCCGCGACCGACTGCGGACCTACGCCAATTCCTGGTTCAAGATCGGGGCCGACCCCCAGGGTTACGCCCGGGACGCACTGGCCATGGTCGAGCTGGGTTTCGACGCCCTAAAGTGGGACCCATTCACCGGCGCGACGCAGATGCTCTCGCGCGAGGTCGAGGAAACCGCTTTCGAGAACATCGCGGCAGTCCGCGACGCGGTCGGCCCGGACGTTGACCTATGCATCGAGGCGCACGGTCGATTCAACGTGGTTTCGGCGGTGCGGGTCGGCCAGCGGCTGGAAGAATTCAACCCGTTCTTCTACGAGGAACCGATCCTGCACGACAACCCGGACGCGATGGCCGAGGTGGCCCGGGCGGTGCGGGTGCCGATCGCCTGCGGCGAGCGGCTGCTCTCGCGCTGGGACTTCAGGCCGCTGCTGGAGCGCAACTGCGTGCGAATCATCCAGCCTGACATATGCCACGCCGGCGGGATCAGCGAGCTAAAGAAAATCGCCACCATGGCCGAAACGTACTACGTCGGAGTCCAACCGCACAACGCTGGCGGTCCGCTTTCGACCCTGTCCTCGATCCACCTGGACGCCAGCACCCCGAACTTTGCAATCCAGGAATTCTTCGAACCCTACCGGGAACGCTACAACCAGCTTCTGACCCACCCGATCGAGATTGACCGGGGGCAGTTGGTGGTGCCCGATCGCCCGGGGCTCGGCGCCGACATCGATGAGTCAGCGGCTGCCGCCCTCCCTCCCGATCCGGCTTTGGCGCTACGCCGCGTGGTCAATTCGCCCAACTTTCCGTATTTGTAGACCAAGCCGTCCGGGTCGGCGCGCAGGACCGGAGCGGCCTCCGGCGCAAACGCCGAGACGGCTTGATCAGCACGTCCTCACAACAGAGCCCGCTTGTGTCTGCTCGATCGATCAGAACCGGAGGCGGATCGGCTATGGGCGCCGCTTTGGCGGCGGCGATGCCGCCCGAACCTCCCTTGTTTTTGCTACAGCGGTTCGCCAGGGAACGTTTATCCCCTACCTTTGGCGACAACCGGCCGCCGCGGGCGCGGCGGCCGGTTGCTTTTGGTCAGCCGGTCAGTTCAGGCAATGAATATGTAGCGGGCGATGAAGACAACGGCCAGCACGTGCACCAGCCAGGACACTTCCAGGCCCTTGCCGCGCAGGATCTTGAGCGCCGAGTAACTCACCAGACCCATCGCCAGGCCGTCGGCGATTGAGAACGTCAGCGGCATTCCGGCCATCGTCACCAATGCCGGTACCGCCGTATCGAGGTCGTCCCATTCGATTTCACGCACCAGGCCGACCGTGGTCGCGGCGATGATCACCAGCGCCGCGGCGACCGCCGATTCGGGCACGATCGCCACCAGCGCCGCCAGCGGCAGCGCAAGCAGGAAAAGCACGCCGACCACGACCGCGGTGAGACCGGTCCGGCCGCCGGCCGAGATGCCGGCCGCGCTCTCGATGTAGGTGGTAACGGTCGAGGTGCCGGCCAGGGCCCCGGCGATGGTGGACGCACCGTCCACCGCCAGGATCCGACCCAGTCGGGGCACGTTGCCGGTTTCGTCCTCCAGCTTGGCCCTGCGGATCAGCCCGATCACCGTTCCCAGGGAGTCGAAGAAGTCAACGAAAAGCATCGCGAAGATGATGTCGAGGAACCCGACCTGCAGCGCGCCGCCGATGTCCAGCGCGAATAGACCGTCCGTCCAGCTGCCGTCGGACGCCGGCTCGGCGTTTAGGCCCAGAGGAATCGAAACGATGGTGGCCACCACGATCCCGACCAGGATTCCGGCTCTGAGTCCGCGCGAAAGCAATGCGGCAATGATCACCACGGTGGCGATCGTCAGCAGGGCCTTGGGGTCGCCCCAATCGCCGCGGGTGATGATCGTGGCCTCTAGTGCTTGCACGATCCCGCCGTTGCGCAGACCGATCATGAGCAGGAAAAGTCCGATGCCGGCCCCGATCGCGGGCAGCAGTTCGCGCGGCATCATGCGCACCAGGGCTTGTCTGATGCCGGCGATGGTCAGCACCACGAACACGACGCCGGAGATGAACACCACGCCGAGCGCTTCCTGCCAGGTAAGGCCCATGCCGCCAACCACGGTGAATGCGAAGAACGCGTTCAGTCCCATGCCCGGGGCCAACGCCAGTGGCATGCGGGCTATGAGTCCCATCGCGATGGTGCCCAGTCCGGCCACCAGGCAGGTGGCAAAAGCCGCCGCCACCGGAGGAATACCGGCGGCCGAAAGGATCGCCGGATTGACCGCGATGATGTAGCTCATCGCCAGGAAAGTGGTGATTCCGGCCACAATTTCGACGCGGACCGAAGATCCCATCTCGGCGAGACCGAAGAAACGGTCAAGTTGCTTAGTAGCCGCGTTCATGC contains the following coding sequences:
- a CDS encoding glycerol-3-phosphate acyltransferase, which encodes MVATWGWPITVAEELSQYAVLALSTYVLGSIPFAYVWTRVFAHADLRRVGTGNASIYSSFFNGGYRPAVMTFASNCAVGLLAVHISHTFLPGDRAALMIGIGGATSGALWPLFTRFRGGSRGTTVVGWCVFFLDFYLGRAFPVIPAITLGIWAIALLTRRRTFFATSVTYRLFPFVFAIVDRSWELFIGAAVLSVLLQLKHQEKYDDSTLYGVGRRIGVNKS
- a CDS encoding IS200/IS605 family element transposase accessory protein TnpB is translated as MSETFRTYQQRGYLSRRGCQRLNQVLAECTDLYNAELQLWRQQYKETGKSDSLFERMKAFTVTRNSDPFWGSVSVDVGRGVLIRMEEARKAFYRRCQAGEEPGFPRFKPYHRYRTVQIEQPTPAMVRLDGLGYAVRIKGLPVVRLRTKRSLPPAANLKTIRVTFRGRRPSVCLTYAVELEPLPKSSSGVGLDMGVLSRITTSEGEKIERRRPDREDIARKQRRLSACEKGSNRFQKRRRVLANAHDRARVRDRNRCHEITTDLVRRFGFIALEDLDKPKLTRSDGARKRGLNRAILEQTWGRITQQLIYKAESAGRELVFVDPRYTSQRCSSCGAMVKKGLKERRHVCGCGLDLDRDHNAALNILYKALAGGVFPAAAGEAA
- a CDS encoding glycosyltransferase family 4 protein; amino-acid sequence: MIRVGFDATAAAWQGAGIGRAARSLLLAMLRRREPDIEWVVFYLGQRIARGFEESLADHGVIPSLIPVSPRLGFFIWQRMRAPIPVELFTGRLDLLHSPDFVLPYSFARRRVLTIHDLTYLTHPHTAEPRLRERLDRAVRRSIEIADRVHCVSAHTAAAVGDLLGYDADRIDVIYNGLDEKLAKPPTQDELDRLDELQLPERFVLSVGTLQPRKNMLRTVRAVAQLRSRGHDVGLVHVGATGWISDQDLASIDRFGEGFLVRLGSIDDGLLRALYVRAQALAAVSEAEGFLLPIIEAMAHSVPVVTANASCMPEIAGGAALLVDPFDVEAIADALAEALEPGTDRDLRLGAGVARAREFDWDRAARETLASYRSALN
- the folK gene encoding 2-amino-4-hydroxy-6-hydroxymethyldihydropteridine diphosphokinase, producing MSATSVRTASRVRSGTAASSRTRPQAGDGRRRNRSDGRARGREPSAGAIDPFAIKSIIPVNAPPRLLTWLYLQQSGQSRSDKICRRQSSGISGAKAMYPRPVYLGLGSNQGDRYGQLLAALELLESQLGDVVHSAVYESPPWGVVDQPSFLNCCCRGCWSGTPGELLRRVKTIEEQLGRRPTRRWGERLIDIDILVLGGVVVSTPDLQIPHPQLARRRFVCEPLADLCPQLVVPGLGKSVAELAASLASTEPLEPFRTRARVAADRRRGSEPA
- a CDS encoding glycosyltransferase family 9 protein; translated protein: MPGADPDRNRSVNIPGVDPAAPGRRIARPRPVTPLPSRGRLRRFCKGVLRSILLPIAGAAAAAERRVRRLPAAPDATPWPYPESPRKALIVRLDLLGDCLLTLPAAAALKRAHPGLHITFLASRGAGELLRLSPAVDEVIECDLPGLTHIRALSDPGGWRSGARLLARLRRARFDIAVSAYGPLARAVVSLSLARHRIADGRGWPGADRERRIRPGEHEIDHLLTLVDGANPDAPQPVLVPAEPTPAGLAGGAVLCPGTRSGSAKAWPSASWTRLAMELARRGLNPLVVGAEGEVELANGICANRPQIVNLAGKLSLGQLAAVISQARLVVGVDSMPIHLASLLGVPTLGLFGPTDPGRYRPRGDGRALAIGIGCAPCYDQRAPPECPFGDRLCMAWLEPDRVIAEALELAGA
- the dgoD gene encoding galactonate dehydratase, encoding MQISDITTIATAGGHANWLFVKVETDAGITGWGEASLENRETSVQTEIAELGEGLRGRDPMQIEKIWVDVHRGAFWSGGAVSMSALSGIDQALWDIKGKALGVPVYELLGGKVRDRLRTYANSWFKIGADPQGYARDALAMVELGFDALKWDPFTGATQMLSREVEETAFENIAAVRDAVGPDVDLCIEAHGRFNVVSAVRVGQRLEEFNPFFYEEPILHDNPDAMAEVARAVRVPIACGERLLSRWDFRPLLERNCVRIIQPDICHAGGISELKKIATMAETYYVGVQPHNAGGPLSTLSSIHLDASTPNFAIQEFFEPYRERYNQLLTHPIEIDRGQLVVPDRPGLGADIDESAAAALPPDPALALRRVVNSPNFPYL
- a CDS encoding NCS2 family permease: MNAATKQLDRFFGLAEMGSSVRVEIVAGITTFLAMSYIIAVNPAILSAAGIPPVAAAFATCLVAGLGTIAMGLIARMPLALAPGMGLNAFFAFTVVGGMGLTWQEALGVVFISGVVFVVLTIAGIRQALVRMMPRELLPAIGAGIGLFLLMIGLRNGGIVQALEATIITRGDWGDPKALLTIATVVIIAALLSRGLRAGILVGIVVATIVSIPLGLNAEPASDGSWTDGLFALDIGGALQVGFLDIIFAMLFVDFFDSLGTVIGLIRRAKLEDETGNVPRLGRILAVDGASTIAGALAGTSTVTTYIESAAGISAGGRTGLTAVVVGVLFLLALPLAALVAIVPESAVAAALVIIAATTVGLVREIEWDDLDTAVPALVTMAGMPLTFSIADGLAMGLVSYSALKILRGKGLEVSWLVHVLAVVFIARYIFIA
- a CDS encoding alpha/beta hydrolase, encoding MPLDPRLFRPDAVSPEMTAFNARLGAEISAVPPITEFDPAEVRGAEREGRPGKPPPVALDNACELTCAGPSGEIPLRAFIPRECAGAYLHIHGGGWVLGGYDLQDEALWRMARETNLAVISVEYRLAPEHPYPAGPDDCEAAARWLVENSRPRFGTDCLVIGGESAGAHLSAVTVLRMRDRHGFTAWSGADFVYGAFDFSGACPSRTHIGADSLVINAANMPWFVGHFLGGREIDPADPDLSPLHAPLHGLPPALFSVGTADPLLDDSLFMYARWIAAGNPAEIQIYPGAAHAFDSRQSPLAERFHQQRHRFLRDCAGG
- a CDS encoding WecB/TagA/CpsF family glycosyltransferase encodes the protein MPEAAPRPARVAVLGVPLADCGRGLALAWIRGWLHGREPRAVFTVNPEFVMAARSDPEFAETLANADLNLVDGAGLLAAARLCGRQRPQRLPGVDLIPELCRICAAGGHPVYLLGGRSGAAAQAAANLLRDHPGLTIAGTAEPDDPAERTAAICLAVRESGAHLLLVAFGTPRQEMWISTHMAKTGARVVVGVGGSFDLISGRIRRAPRLVRRIGMEWLYRLVREPWRWRRQRVLPRFALLALRQALRQRLGAGRAIQ